One part of the Leclercia sp. LSNIH1 genome encodes these proteins:
- the yihA gene encoding ribosome biogenesis GTP-binding protein YihA/YsxC produces the protein MTNLNYHQTHFLLSAPDIRHLPADTGLEVAFAGRSNAGKSSALNTLTNQKSLARTSKTPGRTQLINLFEVAPGKRLVDLPGYGYAEVPEEMKLKWQRALGEYLEKRLCLKGLVVLMDIRHPLKDLDQQMIHWAVESGIQVLVLLTKADKLASGARKAQVNMVREAVLAFNGDIQVEAFSSLKKQGVDKLREKLDIWYSELEPASEADE, from the coding sequence GTGACCAACCTGAATTATCACCAGACGCATTTTCTCCTCAGTGCGCCTGATATTCGCCATTTACCCGCCGATACGGGTCTTGAAGTGGCATTTGCTGGCCGGTCCAACGCGGGGAAATCCAGCGCTCTGAATACCCTGACCAATCAGAAAAGCCTGGCGCGTACCTCTAAAACGCCTGGCCGCACCCAGCTGATTAACCTGTTTGAAGTCGCACCGGGCAAGCGCCTGGTGGATTTACCAGGCTACGGCTATGCAGAAGTTCCGGAAGAGATGAAACTCAAGTGGCAGCGCGCGCTGGGGGAATATCTTGAAAAACGTCTGTGTCTGAAGGGCCTGGTCGTCCTGATGGATATTCGTCATCCGCTTAAAGATCTCGATCAGCAGATGATCCACTGGGCCGTAGAGAGCGGGATCCAGGTGCTGGTACTGCTCACTAAAGCCGACAAGCTGGCCAGCGGCGCGCGTAAAGCGCAGGTGAATATGGTGCGTGAAGCCGTGCTGGCGTTTAACGGCGACATCCAGGTAGAGGCGTTTTCTTCGCTGAAGAAGCAAGGCGTGGACAAACTGCGTGAGAAACTGGATATCTGGTACAGCGAGCTGGAACCCGCGTCAGAAGCGGATGAGTAA
- a CDS encoding spot 42 RNA, inhibition of DNA synthesis: MFYLSDLLLHVIGFG, from the coding sequence ATGTTCTATCTTTCAGACCTTTTACTTCACGTAATCGGATTTGGCTGA